A section of the Marispirochaeta aestuarii genome encodes:
- a CDS encoding IMP cyclohydrolase, which produces MANQANRKQYSRILDEDFPGGLTITLHDDRGQQQLVYEKVQWTIGDETRGLRYGENPDQPAALYRLVNGNLTIGELSTIQPGRYLASEIELLQSGKHPGKTNITDVDNALNILRYFTDTPAAVIVKHNNPCGAAVDGTLESAYRKALMADRIAAFGGAVVVNRSMDLATAAAICESYGEVVAAPDYEEGVMELFEKKKNLRVMRIGNIFRLQQYIGARVLDFKSLMDGGVVLQWSFVPKQLRPDELLPAESEYKGQHFAVKRSPTEAEKADMLFGWYLESGITSNSVIYVKDGVSVGIGTGEQDRVGVAEIARDKAYRKLEDRICWERHRTPFALLEDTSAREAIREEVRALKGGLKGSVMVSDAFFPFRDGAEVGLKEGVSAIIQPGGSLRDFETIEAVNEYGASMVYTGQRSFRH; this is translated from the coding sequence ATGGCAAATCAGGCAAACAGAAAGCAGTACAGCAGGATCCTCGATGAGGATTTTCCCGGTGGGCTGACCATCACCCTGCACGATGACCGGGGACAGCAGCAGCTGGTCTACGAAAAGGTGCAGTGGACCATCGGGGATGAGACCCGCGGCCTTCGCTATGGAGAAAACCCGGACCAGCCTGCGGCCTTGTATCGGCTGGTAAACGGCAACCTGACCATCGGGGAGCTCAGCACCATTCAACCCGGACGCTACCTGGCCTCGGAGATTGAACTGCTTCAGAGCGGAAAGCATCCGGGCAAGACGAATATTACCGATGTGGATAACGCCCTGAATATTCTGCGCTACTTTACGGATACGCCCGCGGCGGTAATCGTAAAACACAATAATCCCTGTGGTGCCGCTGTGGACGGAACCCTGGAGTCAGCCTATCGTAAGGCCCTTATGGCTGACCGGATTGCCGCGTTCGGCGGCGCTGTGGTGGTAAACCGGTCGATGGACCTGGCGACAGCCGCTGCAATCTGTGAAAGCTACGGTGAAGTGGTGGCGGCGCCGGATTACGAAGAGGGTGTCATGGAACTCTTCGAAAAGAAAAAGAATTTACGGGTAATGCGGATCGGGAACATCTTCAGGCTGCAGCAGTACATCGGTGCCCGGGTACTGGATTTCAAGTCCCTGATGGATGGTGGAGTGGTGCTGCAGTGGTCCTTTGTGCCGAAGCAGCTTCGCCCGGATGAACTTCTTCCCGCGGAAAGCGAATACAAGGGGCAGCACTTTGCGGTTAAACGGAGCCCAACGGAGGCGGAAAAGGCGGACATGCTCTTCGGCTGGTATCTGGAATCGGGCATTACCAGCAATTCCGTCATCTATGTAAAAGACGGTGTCTCCGTTGGAATCGGCACGGGAGAACAGGACCGGGTAGGGGTGGCGGAGATCGCCCGCGACAAGGCTTACCGAAAACTGGAAGACCGTATCTGCTGGGAACGCCACAGAACCCCTTTCGCTCTTCTGGAGGATACTTCCGCCAGAGAGGCTATACGCGAAGAGGTGCGGGCGCTTAAGGGAGGCTTGAAAGGATCAGTCATGGTCTCCGACGCCTTCTTCCCCTTCCGGGACGGAGCCGAGGTGGGACTTAAGGAAGGCGTTTCAGCTATTATCCAGCCCGGAGGATCCCTGCGGGACTTTGAAACAATTGAGGCTGTCAATGAGTATGGTGCCAGCATGGTCTACACGGGACAGCGTTCTTTCAGGCATTAA
- a CDS encoding pallilysin-related adhesin: MKKRLALFGLCIFICIAAISCRRDPVPAEVSAEPVIVTPSGGGSAGENLSMEFEGSLQEDEVQPKIDLPSNSEIIQIVNENLDIDQIEEQIIAYREKDLSGAPIRLLVADYDAIQDSYFPAWESGVDISNAMSFSMSFIDLVGDHVPEIVCTGTNPENGNQLLRVFRKEISPSGFGLHFSSISSLSVRGSIEIVQIEREQAYYNGQKNGKSFPIVSYEQDQNSDNLSDLIKTSYYWRYQENSYAQVMREQVQGERIEDERLNRLFRSNENDFEAFLQGPWLKTSQDASGRVSHSVLYFQPESRFFANYSGDVQEEYIWQASNRTNYNQLYIIGANDLIRYIRKQLSITVRDIHNIHIWTSDINDTWSGEYQRISGDVQSIFFPESRTSQELPFHLSGVFTNESGVSVVFDEPRFQYRDDGGERNGGYALYYSGAGYNRNLILELVFLSDAGLIEERRVYKLDYLEEQREQEIIRTLYLIPGRVGVRGFVPDDEGFIQYEQIETIDTAQDEAEGESDTNAVNEE, translated from the coding sequence ATGAAGAAACGACTCGCCCTCTTCGGCCTCTGTATTTTTATATGTATTGCTGCAATTTCCTGCCGCCGGGATCCCGTGCCCGCGGAGGTATCCGCCGAGCCTGTAATTGTGACCCCCTCGGGGGGAGGTTCTGCCGGAGAAAATCTGTCCATGGAGTTCGAAGGGTCTCTCCAGGAAGACGAAGTTCAGCCGAAGATCGACCTGCCTTCGAACAGCGAGATCATCCAGATTGTCAATGAAAACCTCGATATAGACCAGATAGAGGAGCAGATAATTGCTTACCGGGAAAAGGATCTGTCCGGTGCCCCGATCCGGCTGCTTGTAGCTGACTACGATGCGATTCAGGACAGCTATTTTCCCGCCTGGGAATCCGGAGTCGATATTTCAAATGCCATGAGTTTTTCCATGAGCTTCATCGATCTTGTGGGGGACCATGTTCCCGAGATAGTCTGCACCGGTACGAATCCGGAAAACGGGAACCAGCTGCTCAGGGTTTTCAGAAAGGAGATAAGTCCCAGCGGTTTCGGGCTTCATTTCTCCTCCATATCCTCCCTTTCGGTTCGCGGTTCCATCGAGATAGTCCAGATCGAACGTGAACAGGCCTATTACAACGGGCAGAAAAACGGAAAGAGTTTTCCCATAGTAAGCTATGAGCAGGATCAAAACTCGGACAATCTGAGCGATTTGATTAAGACGAGCTACTACTGGCGCTACCAGGAGAACTCCTACGCCCAGGTAATGAGGGAACAGGTTCAGGGTGAAAGGATCGAGGACGAACGGCTGAACCGCCTGTTCCGTTCCAACGAAAACGATTTCGAGGCATTTCTTCAGGGCCCCTGGCTGAAAACAAGCCAGGACGCTTCCGGCAGAGTCAGTCATTCGGTTCTGTACTTTCAGCCGGAGAGCAGGTTTTTTGCAAACTATTCAGGGGATGTTCAGGAAGAGTATATCTGGCAGGCCTCCAACCGGACCAACTACAATCAGCTCTATATAATCGGGGCCAATGACCTGATCCGCTATATCCGCAAACAACTGTCGATCACCGTAAGGGACATCCATAACATTCATATCTGGACCAGCGATATCAATGACACCTGGAGCGGAGAGTATCAGAGGATCAGCGGCGATGTGCAGTCCATATTCTTCCCCGAGAGCAGGACAAGTCAGGAACTTCCCTTTCACCTTTCCGGGGTATTTACCAACGAGTCAGGGGTCTCCGTAGTATTCGATGAACCCCGTTTTCAGTACCGGGATGACGGGGGTGAACGAAACGGAGGCTATGCGCTGTATTACTCCGGGGCGGGCTATAACCGCAACCTGATTCTGGAACTGGTTTTTCTGAGCGATGCCGGTCTTATTGAGGAGAGACGGGTATATAAGCTTGATTACCTGGAAGAACAGCGGGAACAGGAGATAATCCGAACCCTGTATCTTATTCCAGGCAGGGTCGGGGTTCGGGGTTTTGTCCCCGATGACGAGGGCTTTATCCAGTATGAACAGATCGAGACCATCGATACCGCCCAGGATGAGGCGGAGGGAGAGTCTGACACCAACGCCGTCAATGAAGAATAA
- a CDS encoding lipopolysaccharide assembly protein LapA domain-containing protein, which produces MPWRLIFVVILMGIVLFFVGFNIENRADVSFGFHTFPQVPIFISLFVAFLAGVLVMLPFTFGFRHKRKIKNKLNQEKKAKKEKLAKADGKKNRDPAAALPATEESAAGSETTKG; this is translated from the coding sequence ATGCCCTGGAGATTAATATTTGTTGTTATTTTAATGGGGATTGTTCTCTTTTTTGTAGGATTCAATATAGAAAACCGGGCGGATGTATCCTTTGGTTTTCATACTTTTCCCCAGGTACCGATTTTCATAAGCCTGTTTGTAGCCTTCCTTGCCGGAGTTCTTGTAATGCTGCCTTTCACCTTCGGTTTTCGCCATAAACGAAAAATTAAAAACAAGCTGAATCAGGAAAAGAAAGCCAAAAAAGAGAAGCTTGCCAAAGCGGATGGAAAGAAAAACAGGGACCCCGCCGCAGCTTTACCGGCGACAGAGGAATCCGCTGCCGGGTCAGAGACGACAAAAGGATAG
- a CDS encoding vWA domain-containing protein, with translation MKITEIYDPLISNISKKTILIITLAVLLLNAATADQRDENIDVFLVLDKSLSMVEEIDSVKEYVVDELIEKTLIPGDFFLVIQFYGTAELLLAEEVGRDNRESLTEEMRSILADGRFTDIGNALDTLQNTLKRYDERDRRRYMLLITDGIQEAPPESQYYSPDGSFNHQFLENSKIIQKQGWKIHILGIGSGSAARELAETLSGTYTEVETGTAEGEAPSETEVKHLTEQLTESTEDLLSIVSISGRPRIGAFSEEGKSSLVLSLKSSGYKNEQTIRISTLYLGIDGREYSGARNVRLTVQPESEEEYEIPLSVDAAAGLSSTEVEIRADFAGGTVFTPAIFTADVAAPGFMTRYWPYLTAALLVLILIALLVLLISKGVFSGGRKLELEIDWDDSDKKKFISLPAKEQLFISEGISGIDVGLHKTGEVLATLHSEGDELIISTDKDDLFLGGALRGNVLGKPMKIKDRYGKYKGLTFVRRK, from the coding sequence ATGAAAATCACAGAAATATATGATCCTCTTATTTCTAATATCTCCAAAAAAACCATCCTTATTATAACGCTTGCAGTTCTTTTGCTTAATGCGGCCACGGCGGATCAACGGGACGAGAATATTGACGTCTTTCTTGTGCTTGATAAATCCCTGTCCATGGTGGAGGAGATAGATTCGGTTAAAGAATATGTTGTTGACGAACTCATCGAGAAAACCCTGATTCCCGGGGATTTTTTCCTCGTTATCCAGTTCTACGGAACAGCGGAACTCCTGCTGGCAGAAGAGGTAGGCCGGGATAATCGGGAATCCCTTACAGAGGAAATGCGGAGCATACTGGCGGACGGTCGGTTTACCGATATCGGCAACGCCCTGGATACCCTTCAGAACACGCTTAAGCGATACGATGAACGGGACCGGCGGCGATATATGCTGCTGATCACCGACGGTATACAGGAAGCTCCACCGGAGAGTCAGTATTACTCTCCGGACGGAAGCTTCAATCACCAGTTTCTGGAAAACAGCAAGATAATACAGAAACAGGGATGGAAGATACATATTCTGGGAATCGGTTCGGGAAGCGCAGCCAGGGAACTTGCCGAAACCCTGAGTGGAACCTACACGGAGGTCGAAACCGGTACCGCCGAAGGGGAAGCGCCATCGGAAACCGAGGTTAAACACCTGACAGAGCAGCTGACGGAAAGTACCGAAGATCTGCTGTCGATAGTAAGCATAAGCGGCAGGCCGCGAATCGGAGCCTTCAGCGAAGAGGGAAAAAGCAGCCTCGTACTATCCCTGAAAAGCAGCGGCTACAAAAATGAGCAGACAATCCGAATCAGTACCCTGTACCTGGGCATAGACGGAAGAGAATATTCCGGGGCCAGGAATGTCCGCCTGACGGTGCAGCCGGAGAGTGAAGAGGAGTATGAAATCCCCCTTTCCGTGGATGCCGCTGCAGGACTTTCATCCACGGAAGTGGAAATACGAGCCGATTTCGCCGGCGGAACTGTCTTTACCCCGGCAATTTTCACGGCTGATGTTGCGGCACCGGGATTCATGACCCGTTACTGGCCCTACCTTACTGCCGCCCTTCTTGTCCTGATTCTTATTGCCCTGCTGGTCCTGTTGATCAGCAAGGGAGTTTTTTCAGGCGGCCGCAAACTGGAACTCGAAATAGACTGGGATGATTCGGATAAGAAGAAATTCATCAGCCTGCCGGCAAAGGAACAGCTCTTTATCTCCGAGGGAATCAGCGGCATCGATGTGGGACTCCACAAAACGGGAGAAGTACTGGCAACCCTTCACAGCGAGGGGGATGAGCTGATCATAAGCACCGATAAGGATGACCTTTTTCTCGGCGGGGCTCTGAGGGGCAATGTCCTGGGAAAGCCGATGAAGATAAAGGACCGCTACGGTAAATACAAGGGTCTGACCTTTGTAAGAAGAAAGTAG
- the folD gene encoding bifunctional methylenetetrahydrofolate dehydrogenase/methenyltetrahydrofolate cyclohydrolase FolD, with product MANLIDGKKIAAKVREELKSRIDKLKKKGITPGLGVVLVGDDPASISYVTGKERACAELGMFSRETRLPAEITQEELLALIASMNEDPQLHGILVQLPLPRHIDEQKIIMAIDPKKDVDGFHPVNAGKMLLGQDCYLPCTPNGILKLLEESGVETGGAEVVVLGRSNIVGKPVANLLFRKANPGNSTVTICHTATRDLKAHTLRADILIVAAGRARTVTGDMVKEGAVVIDVGVNRIPDDSKKRGYRLEGDVDFSSVSEKASLITPVPGGVGPMTITMLLFNTVAAAEKSV from the coding sequence ATGGCTAATTTGATCGACGGTAAAAAGATAGCTGCGAAGGTCCGGGAAGAGCTGAAGTCCCGTATCGATAAACTCAAAAAAAAGGGTATAACCCCGGGACTGGGAGTGGTGCTCGTGGGGGATGATCCCGCCAGTATATCCTATGTGACCGGCAAGGAGCGGGCATGCGCGGAACTCGGAATGTTCTCCAGGGAGACACGCCTGCCTGCAGAAATAACACAGGAGGAACTCCTCGCCCTTATCGCATCCATGAATGAGGATCCGCAACTGCACGGTATTCTGGTACAGTTGCCCCTGCCGCGGCATATCGATGAGCAGAAGATCATCATGGCCATTGATCCGAAGAAGGACGTGGACGGTTTTCATCCCGTTAATGCGGGAAAAATGCTTCTGGGACAGGATTGCTATCTGCCCTGTACGCCCAACGGGATTCTCAAACTTCTGGAGGAGTCCGGGGTCGAGACCGGAGGGGCCGAGGTCGTGGTCCTGGGACGAAGCAATATTGTAGGCAAGCCGGTGGCGAACCTGCTGTTTCGCAAGGCGAATCCCGGCAATTCCACAGTTACCATCTGCCACACCGCCACCAGAGACCTGAAGGCCCACACCCTGAGGGCGGATATCCTGATTGTAGCTGCAGGCCGGGCTCGAACCGTCACCGGGGATATGGTAAAAGAGGGGGCTGTGGTCATTGATGTGGGAGTAAACAGAATTCCCGACGACAGCAAAAAGCGGGGTTACCGTCTGGAGGGAGATGTTGATTTTTCCTCGGTCTCGGAAAAGGCTTCCCTTATTACTCCGGTTCCCGGCGGTGTCGGGCCCATGACGATTACCATGCTGCTCTTTAACACCGTGGCGGCAGCGGAGAAGTCCGTATGA
- a CDS encoding DHH family phosphoesterase — MAFSQFKRLIDTYTNFFLTCHETPDGDAIGAEVALYHALLSLGKKVRIINADPAPDKYRYLCKPDTVELIHSMKAAPDPGGVLIILDTNDIHNIGDVAEKLLPHVVEYFIIDHHESGEDISSGRVIEASASSTCEILFKIFSELGIIVSREMAIALYTGIIYDTGCFVYPKTTAFTFSAAEKLVQAGAGPYNLYTAIYESNSVSSLKLHARVLSSLELYYNEQVAVLTMRKECIDEAGALYEEADTLINIPLHSERIRVSLFFKENTEGLLRCSLRSKGNINVSDIAQKYGGGGHRTAAGFKSPFPLDQIQKMVLQDLAGYFPGTIV, encoded by the coding sequence ATGGCTTTTTCGCAGTTCAAGCGGCTCATCGATACCTACACGAATTTTTTCCTTACCTGCCACGAGACTCCCGATGGAGATGCAATCGGCGCTGAAGTTGCCCTGTATCATGCCCTCCTTTCCCTGGGAAAGAAGGTCAGGATCATCAATGCAGATCCGGCACCGGATAAATACCGCTACCTCTGTAAACCGGATACGGTGGAACTCATCCATTCAATGAAAGCCGCGCCGGATCCGGGGGGTGTCCTCATCATTCTGGATACCAACGATATTCATAATATCGGAGATGTTGCAGAAAAACTGCTTCCCCATGTCGTCGAGTACTTCATTATAGATCACCATGAAAGCGGAGAAGACATCAGCAGCGGTCGCGTAATTGAAGCCTCTGCCTCGTCCACCTGCGAAATACTCTTCAAGATTTTTTCGGAACTCGGGATCATCGTATCCAGAGAGATGGCAATAGCCCTGTACACGGGTATAATCTATGACACGGGTTGTTTTGTGTACCCCAAGACCACAGCCTTTACCTTCAGTGCAGCGGAAAAGCTGGTACAAGCCGGGGCCGGCCCTTACAATCTGTACACCGCCATATACGAGAGTAATTCCGTATCCTCCCTTAAACTGCATGCCAGAGTCCTCTCCAGTCTGGAGCTTTATTACAATGAGCAGGTAGCTGTTCTGACCATGCGGAAGGAGTGCATAGACGAAGCCGGAGCCCTCTACGAAGAAGCCGACACCCTGATCAATATCCCCCTGCACTCTGAAAGAATCCGGGTAAGCCTCTTTTTCAAAGAGAACACGGAGGGGCTGCTCCGCTGCTCTCTGCGGTCGAAAGGGAATATCAATGTCTCGGATATCGCCCAGAAATACGGCGGAGGAGGCCATCGTACCGCCGCCGGCTTCAAATCTCCATTTCCCCTGGATCAGATTCAGAAAATGGTGCTCCAGGATCTTGCCGGGTATTTTCCGGGGACAATTGTCTGA
- a CDS encoding SPOR domain-containing protein, with translation MRYFCLVCTCIILSGAVLQAEEDLSALDAIAEISDEEEQEAALRKRLAEISSLDGRLIFLEEAVQYEPLKKTADTVRLELLLLSGRTDEAETLLAESGNLQSELGIRLAINHGKIPLSTDSKGSLIPGLNIDSLEELAGNNPGSPEYYAARRGMIFSAAFLLSPRDGAYEAPASVEQNEGVPSGETQDSENISIQVGAFSREENAAAHIEYLAGKGIRAEILERKRQDGATVYKTVISGIPQSSAQRELIRLKEKGIEGFILH, from the coding sequence ATGCGATATTTCTGCCTGGTATGCACATGCATTATTCTTTCCGGCGCTGTTCTGCAGGCGGAGGAGGACCTTTCTGCTCTTGATGCCATTGCAGAAATCAGCGATGAAGAGGAGCAGGAAGCAGCACTCAGGAAACGTCTTGCAGAAATATCGAGCCTGGACGGCAGACTGATTTTTCTAGAAGAAGCTGTGCAGTATGAGCCTCTTAAAAAGACCGCCGATACCGTTCGGCTTGAACTTCTGCTTTTAAGCGGAAGAACCGACGAGGCCGAAACTCTGCTGGCGGAATCCGGTAACCTGCAATCTGAACTCGGAATACGGCTTGCCATCAATCACGGTAAAATTCCGCTCTCCACAGACAGTAAGGGATCGCTGATTCCCGGTCTGAATATAGACAGCCTGGAAGAACTGGCAGGAAATAATCCCGGCAGTCCTGAATATTATGCCGCCCGGAGGGGAATGATATTTTCTGCAGCCTTTCTCCTCTCTCCCAGGGATGGAGCGTATGAGGCACCGGCATCTGTCGAACAGAACGAAGGCGTACCTTCAGGGGAGACACAGGATTCTGAAAATATCAGTATTCAGGTAGGGGCTTTTTCCCGGGAAGAGAATGCCGCAGCCCACATCGAATACCTTGCGGGAAAAGGAATCAGGGCAGAAATACTTGAGAGGAAACGACAGGATGGAGCAACCGTGTACAAGACGGTTATTTCCGGAATCCCCCAGTCGTCAGCCCAGCGCGAATTGATCAGACTGAAAGAAAAGGGGATTGAGGGATTTATTCTTCATTGA
- a CDS encoding TP0733 family outer membrane beta-barrel protein → MDRRRLFFVLLILLLLIPVYSQNSEMPGDGSVEGEENGNAEYYRSVYELGDQVFNITAGLFIPLYYRRPGDFSTAPANLSLGGTGSIEYSSFINSNMTLGLSLKGMFAYTPNDRLLSMFPITGKLTYYITDSYPFEFPLYVHAGLCISRLESETFYGPTIMPGAGATWNMNSSWGFGINATWWWVPMWYGPSHEDTAKSRFGNFLDISLSATYHF, encoded by the coding sequence TTGGACCGCCGTCGACTATTTTTTGTACTTCTGATTCTGTTACTTCTCATACCGGTTTATTCCCAGAACTCCGAAATGCCCGGCGATGGCTCTGTAGAAGGTGAAGAGAACGGCAATGCCGAGTATTACCGCAGCGTATACGAGCTGGGTGACCAGGTGTTCAACATAACCGCCGGCCTGTTCATTCCCCTCTATTACAGAAGACCCGGAGATTTTTCCACCGCCCCGGCCAACCTGAGCCTTGGAGGAACGGGAAGCATCGAATACTCCAGCTTTATCAACTCAAACATGACCCTGGGCCTGAGCCTGAAGGGAATGTTCGCCTATACTCCCAATGACAGGCTTCTCTCCATGTTTCCCATAACCGGGAAGCTAACCTATTATATTACGGACTCCTATCCCTTTGAGTTTCCCCTCTACGTTCATGCTGGTCTCTGCATCAGCCGTCTTGAATCCGAGACCTTCTACGGCCCCACTATCATGCCCGGGGCGGGGGCGACCTGGAACATGAACTCCTCCTGGGGATTCGGAATCAACGCCACCTGGTGGTGGGTACCCATGTGGTACGGGCCGAGCCACGAGGATACCGCCAAGAGCCGCTTCGGGAACTTCCTGGACATTTCCCTTTCGGCCACCTATCACTTCTGA
- the miaB gene encoding tRNA (N6-isopentenyl adenosine(37)-C2)-methylthiotransferase MiaB — protein MGKFFLETYGCQMNVAESFSVERELTNLGWQQAESETEADLVILNTCAVRNSAEQRIHGRIGYYQHLKQSKPLSLVVMGCMTERMNSSLRKSFPAVDMLVGTFGKRDFLNFVSRTEDLRKGLKDFFGEEVYEFLSAEVSPGGFSAYVPIMHGCNNFCTYCIVPYVRGREISRKEDEILEEVRRLDARGVREITLIGQNVNSYRGDKGADFPALLQKLEDGMESIHWIRFMSSHPKDLSDRLINVIAQSDRMCSHIHLPVQHGSNPVLSRMNRGYTREYYLSLVEKLRKAVPGCSLSTDLLVGFPGEGDEDFTATLELLDRVRFDDAFTYKYNSREGTAAASYEDQVPEQKKNERLSMLIDFQRKITEDNKKKRIGKTVKVLVEGVSKKNPHELLGRTERNEMVVFPAAGINIGDFIEVRLDALAGVTFRATRQF, from the coding sequence ATGGGTAAATTTTTTCTGGAAACATACGGCTGTCAGATGAACGTGGCGGAATCCTTCTCCGTGGAACGGGAACTGACAAATCTGGGATGGCAGCAGGCGGAGAGTGAAACCGAGGCCGACCTGGTAATTCTGAATACCTGCGCGGTCAGGAATTCGGCGGAACAGCGGATTCATGGACGGATCGGTTATTATCAGCACCTGAAGCAGTCAAAACCCCTTTCTCTTGTTGTGATGGGCTGCATGACTGAAAGAATGAACAGCTCACTGCGCAAAAGCTTTCCCGCCGTGGATATGCTGGTCGGAACCTTCGGCAAGAGGGACTTCCTGAACTTCGTCAGCCGCACGGAGGACCTCCGGAAAGGCTTAAAGGATTTTTTTGGCGAAGAGGTATACGAGTTCCTCTCCGCTGAGGTTTCCCCCGGTGGTTTCAGCGCTTATGTGCCCATCATGCATGGCTGTAACAACTTCTGCACGTACTGCATAGTACCGTATGTCCGGGGTCGTGAGATCTCCAGAAAGGAAGACGAGATACTCGAGGAGGTTCGTCGACTCGATGCCCGGGGAGTCAGGGAAATTACCCTTATCGGGCAGAACGTCAACTCCTATCGCGGTGACAAGGGGGCCGATTTTCCGGCGCTTCTGCAAAAGCTGGAAGACGGAATGGAGTCCATACACTGGATACGCTTCATGAGCAGTCATCCCAAGGACCTGAGTGACCGTCTCATAAATGTGATTGCCCAATCCGACAGGATGTGCAGCCATATTCATCTGCCTGTTCAGCACGGGTCGAATCCTGTTCTCTCCAGAATGAACCGCGGATATACCCGGGAATACTACCTGTCCCTGGTGGAAAAACTGCGGAAAGCCGTCCCGGGCTGTTCCCTCTCCACAGACCTGCTGGTCGGCTTTCCCGGGGAAGGGGATGAGGATTTTACCGCCACACTGGAACTCCTTGACCGGGTGCGTTTTGACGATGCCTTTACCTACAAGTATAACTCCCGGGAGGGTACTGCAGCAGCGTCATATGAAGATCAGGTCCCGGAGCAGAAAAAGAATGAACGCCTGAGCATGCTGATTGACTTCCAGCGTAAAATCACCGAGGATAATAAAAAGAAGCGTATCGGCAAGACCGTGAAAGTTCTTGTCGAAGGGGTCTCGAAGAAGAACCCCCATGAGCTGCTGGGGCGGACCGAACGGAACGAGATGGTGGTTTTTCCCGCCGCCGGCATAAATATCGGAGATTTCATAGAAGTACGGCTGGATGCCCTGGCAGGGGTTACCTTCCGCGCCACCCGGCAGTTCTGA